The following DNA comes from Streptococcus canis.
TTTTATGTCACCTTCTCTATTTGAATTTGCTATAATGTATTATAAGTATATCAAAAACTAGAAAGAAATTATATGTTAAACATTGAAAATCTAACGGGAGGCTACCTTAATATTCCCGTTTTAAAAGAGGTTTCATTTTCTGTTGGCAATGGAGAATTGGTCGGTTTGATTGGCTTAAATGGAGCTGGAAAGTCAACGACCATCAATGAAATTATTGGTTTTTTAAAACCCTACAAGGGAGAAATCTCCATTGACGGCCTTACGCTTGCTGAAAATCCAGCAGACTACCGTAAAAAAATTGGTTTTATCCCAGAAACTCCTAGTCTCTACGAAGAATTAACCTTAGCAGAGCATATTAATACTGTGGCTATGGCTTATGATATTGATGTGGAGCTGGCCCAGAAACGGGCAAAGCCTTTTTTAGACATGTTTCGCTTGACAGATAAACTCGACTGGTTTCCTGTGCATTTTTCAAAGGGCATGAAGCAAAAAGTCATGATTATTTGTGCTTTTGTGATTGATCCCAGCTTGTTTATTCTTGATGAGCCATTTTTAGGGTTAGATCCACTAGCTATTTCGGACTTGATTAAGACTTTAGAGATTGAAAAAGCCAAAGGCAAATCTATTTTAATGAGTACTCACGTGCTAGACTCTGCTGAAAAAATGTGTGATCGTTTTGTGATTTTGCACCATGGTCAGGTGCGTGCTCAAGGAACTCTTGCTGAGTTACAAGCGACCTTTGGAGATCCTTCGGCTAGCTTAAACGATATTTATTTGGCATTGACAAAAGAGGGCTAGGAATGAAAGCATTATTTCTTAAACGCCGTCAGGATTTTCACAAACAACAAAGCAAGTATTTACGCTATGTCTTTAATGACCACTTTGTCTTGGTCTTGATGTTTTTGCTGGGCTTTGCTTTGGTGCAATACAGTCAATTATTGAGACAGTTCCCAAGCAATCACCTACCGGTTCAGGCCTGTCTAGTGGTATTGGTCTTATTATTACTCAATGTGGGGTCTGTGGCCACTTATTTAGAAGAAGCTGATCAACATTTTCTCCTTCCTAAAGAAGAAGAGGTCGTTACTCATATCAAACAAGCTGAGCGTTCTGCTTTTATCCTTTGGGCTGGTTTACAGACAGCTATTTTAGCTTTTTTGTATCCTATCTTCAATCGCCTAGGTTTCTCCCTAGTTACCTTTTCTCTTTGCCTTTTGGTTTTAGTAGCGGTGAAAAAGATCCTTTTAAGTCGTAAAGTAGGCCGTTTTCTAAGAGAGGAGGGGTTGGATTGGGAAAAAGCAGTCGCCTTTGAGAACAATCGTAAGCAGGCTATTTTGAAGTTTTATTCTCTTTTTACAAGTGTTAAGGGAATTTCTACCAAGGTTAAGAAGCGAACCTACTTAAATCCTCTGTTAAAATTAGTTAAGGAAGATGCTAAAAACCTCTGGGTAACGCTTTATCTGAAAGCTTTTTTGCGGAGCTCAGATTATTTAGGGCTATTTCTGAGGTTGTTGTTATTAAGCTCGCTATCTTTGCTTTTTATTACCAATGCGTATTTATCGGTAGGCTTGGCGCTGGTCTTCAATTATTTGACTCTGTTCCAATTACTTTCTCTTTACCATCATTACGATTACCACTACATGACCGGCCTTTATCCTGAAAATAATCAAGGCAAGAAGGCAAATCTATTGGCTTTTTTGAGAGGATTAAGTTGTCTGATATTAGTCACCAACCTCCTGCTCTGCCATTCTTTAGAAAAAGCCCTTATTTTAGTAGTTGTTATGGGAATCGTTACGCTTCTCTACCTTCCTTATAAGTTAAAGAAGATAATTGACTAA
Coding sequences within:
- a CDS encoding ABC transporter ATP-binding protein, coding for MLNIENLTGGYLNIPVLKEVSFSVGNGELVGLIGLNGAGKSTTINEIIGFLKPYKGEISIDGLTLAENPADYRKKIGFIPETPSLYEELTLAEHINTVAMAYDIDVELAQKRAKPFLDMFRLTDKLDWFPVHFSKGMKQKVMIICAFVIDPSLFILDEPFLGLDPLAISDLIKTLEIEKAKGKSILMSTHVLDSAEKMCDRFVILHHGQVRAQGTLAELQATFGDPSASLNDIYLALTKEG
- a CDS encoding ABC transporter permease, whose product is MKALFLKRRQDFHKQQSKYLRYVFNDHFVLVLMFLLGFALVQYSQLLRQFPSNHLPVQACLVVLVLLLLNVGSVATYLEEADQHFLLPKEEEVVTHIKQAERSAFILWAGLQTAILAFLYPIFNRLGFSLVTFSLCLLVLVAVKKILLSRKVGRFLREEGLDWEKAVAFENNRKQAILKFYSLFTSVKGISTKVKKRTYLNPLLKLVKEDAKNLWVTLYLKAFLRSSDYLGLFLRLLLLSSLSLLFITNAYLSVGLALVFNYLTLFQLLSLYHHYDYHYMTGLYPENNQGKKANLLAFLRGLSCLILVTNLLLCHSLEKALILVVVMGIVTLLYLPYKLKKIID